The Trichocoleus sp. FACHB-46 genome has a segment encoding these proteins:
- a CDS encoding GAF domain-containing sensor histidine kinase: MLIPTSSEFVALCRAQVELLTQGLGASLSVVYLTEEMADGTEAKLIPVVAYPESAAAWDDEHFLLPAAEATLPRLLAADANPATSTQSALSPPFLAEDEVGPNPEQFHNEALQHQRQVVLPLMHEGMVMGLLVTERDDRAWSEQERSQIEQVAHTLALGCVLDQRSQWLEREQHQQRRLQAQQSNLFDTLLHQFRNPLTAMRTFGKLLLRRLGTGDPNRDVASSIVRESDRLQELLQQFDQAIDLGRADSTPLTLAPAQTDSSTPPNTAVPASSQFESSVDFAIDRSESSVNRASSIRSGPSVPLLPAAGFLTGVNLKLEPCALASILEPLIASASAIAQERELALYTHMPSDLPWVKANAKALREVLSNLLDNALKYTPAQGQVYVEVSTGWSVPLPRSHADWLGIAIWDTGPGIPPQDLAHLFERHYRGVQAQTGIPGTGLGLAIAHDLVQQMQGEIQVFSPAQQSSIVHFVRSLPLTVGPGTAFVVWLPLASTAKAT, encoded by the coding sequence TCTCAGCGTGGTTTACCTGACCGAAGAAATGGCGGATGGCACTGAGGCCAAGCTAATTCCAGTGGTGGCTTATCCTGAGAGCGCTGCTGCTTGGGATGATGAGCACTTTTTATTACCTGCCGCAGAAGCAACACTGCCGCGCTTGCTAGCGGCAGATGCTAACCCTGCTACGTCTACTCAGTCTGCTTTGAGCCCACCGTTCTTGGCAGAGGATGAAGTTGGCCCCAATCCAGAGCAGTTCCATAACGAGGCTTTACAGCACCAACGCCAAGTTGTATTGCCTTTGATGCATGAGGGTATGGTGATGGGACTGCTCGTGACCGAGCGAGACGATCGCGCTTGGAGTGAACAGGAGCGATCGCAAATTGAACAAGTAGCTCATACCTTAGCGTTGGGCTGTGTCTTAGACCAACGCAGTCAATGGCTAGAACGGGAACAGCATCAACAGCGGCGGCTCCAGGCTCAACAATCTAATCTGTTCGACACATTGTTACATCAGTTTCGCAATCCCTTAACGGCGATGCGAACCTTTGGCAAGCTCTTGCTGCGACGCCTTGGCACCGGAGACCCAAACCGGGATGTGGCTAGCAGCATTGTGCGAGAGAGCGATCGCTTACAGGAGTTGTTACAACAGTTTGACCAAGCTATTGATTTGGGTAGAGCTGATTCAACGCCTTTAACACTCGCTCCTGCTCAGACAGACAGCTCTACACCGCCCAATACCGCTGTGCCTGCCAGTTCGCAGTTTGAGTCGTCGGTTGACTTTGCCATTGACCGCTCTGAGTCAAGTGTCAATCGGGCGAGTAGTATTCGATCTGGGCCTTCTGTGCCTTTACTGCCCGCGGCTGGATTTCTGACAGGTGTCAATCTCAAGCTAGAGCCTTGCGCGCTCGCTAGTATCCTAGAGCCTCTGATTGCTTCGGCGAGCGCGATCGCGCAAGAACGAGAGCTAGCGCTATATACCCATATGCCATCTGACTTGCCTTGGGTGAAAGCTAATGCCAAGGCGCTCCGAGAAGTATTAAGCAACCTGTTGGACAATGCCCTGAAATATACACCCGCGCAAGGGCAAGTCTATGTGGAAGTCAGTACAGGCTGGTCTGTGCCCCTACCCCGCAGCCATGCTGACTGGTTAGGCATTGCTATCTGGGATACAGGACCAGGGATTCCTCCTCAAGATCTGGCGCATTTGTTTGAGCGGCACTACCGGGGGGTACAAGCCCAGACTGGGATTCCGGGGACTGGGTTGGGCTTAGCGATCGCCCATGATTTGGTGCAGCAAATGCAAGGCGAGATTCAAGTGTTTAGCCCCGCGCAGCAAAGCAGCATTGTGCATTTTGTGCGGTCTCTTCCCCTGACGGTGGGACCAGGAACCGCTTTTGTCGTTTGGTTACCGCTCGCTTCAACGGCCAAAGCCACCTAA